In Eriocheir sinensis breed Jianghai 21 chromosome 10, ASM2467909v1, whole genome shotgun sequence, the following proteins share a genomic window:
- the LOC126996518 gene encoding mucin-20-like isoform X7: MYTTTAQMAVTSRKASASSDQSSLVINSRASHGSSSSSDQSSLVINSRASHGSSSSSDQSLLVINSRASHGSSSSSDQSLLVINSRASHGSSSSSDQSLLVINSRASHGSSASSVMAATDSADAQGSSPSSDESSRVVTSRSANGTSPSSDESSRVIASKAGHGSSPSSDESSRVVTSRSANGTSPSSGESSRVIASKAGHGSSPSSDESSRVVTSRSANGTSPSSDESSRVIASKAGHGSSPSSDESSRVVTSRSANGTSPSSDESSRVIASKAGHGSSPSSDESSRVVTSRSANGTSPSSDELSRVIASKAGHGSSPSSDESSRVVTSWSANGTSESSVMAVTNSAGAHGSSASTDQSSRVIASNAAHESSASSVMAVTNSAGAHGSSASTDQSSRVIASKAAHESSASTIATEVTKSGAAHESSASTDQSSRVIASKAAHESSASTIATEVTKSGAAHESSASTDQSSWVVTSKAAHASASSVLATPSVAARGAGVTARTGSPHRLPLHRRLVKAGPSSQKSEKWRPLMLSSSQASGMEEVKTGFLSEANCTLTAALPSFLHSFAKGTRSSPSAWQP; the protein is encoded by the exons atgtacacaacgacagcacagatggccgtgacgtccaggaaggcatcagcctcatcagaccagtcatcactggttatcaattcgagggcttcccatggatcctcatcctcttcagaccagtcatcactggttatcaattcgagggcatcccatggatcatcatcctcatcagaccagtcattactggttatcaattcgagggcatcccatggatcctcatcctcatcagaccagtcattactggttatcaattcgagggcatcccatggatcatcatcctcatcagaccagtcattactggttatcaattcgag ggcatcccatggatcatcagcttcatcggtgatggcggccaccgattcggcggatgcccaaggatcatcaccctcatcagacgagtcatcacgggtcgtcacttcaaggagtgccaatggaacatcaccgtcatcagacgagtcatcacgggtcattgcttcaaaggctggccacggatcatcaccctcatcagacgagtcatcacgggtcgtcacttcaaggagtgccaatggaacatcaccctcatcaggcgagtcatcacgggtcattgcttcaaaggctggccacggatcatcaccctcatcagacgagtcatcacgggtcgtcacttcaaggagtgccaatggaacatcaccctcatcagacgagtcatcacgggtcattgcttcaaaggctggccacggatcatcaccctcatcagacgagtcatcacgggtcgtcacttcaaggagtgccaatggaacatcaccctcatcagacgagtcatcacgggtcattgcttcaaaggctggccatggatcatcaccctcatcagacgagtcatcacgggtcgtcacttcaaggagtgccaatggaacatcaccctcatcagacgagttatcacgggtcattgcttcaaaggctggccatggatcatcaccctcatcagacgagtcatcacgggtcgtcacttcatggagtgccaatggaacatcagaatcatcggtgatggcggtcaccaattcggcgggtgcccatggatcatcagcctccacggaccagtcatcacgggtcattgcttcaaacgctgcccatgaatcatcagcctcatcggtgatggcggtcaccaattcggcgggtgcccatggatcatcagcctccacggaccagtcatcacgggtcattgcttcaaaggctgcccatgaatcatcagcctcgactatagcaacagaggtcaccaagtctggggctgcccatgaatcatcagcctccacggaccagtcatcacgggtcattgcttcaaaggctgcccatgaatcatcagcctcgaccatagcaacagaggtcaccaagtctggggctgcccatgaatcatcagcctccacggaccagtcgtCATGGGtagtcacttcaaaggctgcccatgcatcagcctcatcggtcctggccaccccgtcagtggccgcacgcggtgcaggggtcaccgcccggacgggctcgccacaccgcctcccgttgcaccggaggctggtgaaggcgggcccgtcgtcacagaagagcgagaagtggaggccgctgatgttgtccagcagccaggccagcggcatggaagaggtgaagactggcttcctaagcgaggcgaattgcaccctgacggccgcgttgccgtctttcttgcacagcttcgccaagggcacacgcagctcaccctcggcgtggcagccttga
- the LOC126996518 gene encoding serine-rich adhesin for platelets-like isoform X4 yields the protein MYTTTAQMAVTSRKASASSDQSSLVINSRASHGSSSSSDQSSLVINSRASHGSSSSSDQSLLVINSRASHGSSSSSDQSLLVINSRASHGSSSSSDQSLLVINSRASHGSSSSSDQSSLVINSRASHGSSASSVMAATDSADAQGSSPSSDESSRVVTSRSANGTSPSSDESSRVIASKAGHGSSPSSDESSRVVTSRSANGTSPSSVESSRVIASKAGHGSSPSSDESSRVVTSRSANGTSPSSDESSRVIASKAGHGSSPSSDESSRVVTSRSASGTSPSSDESSRVIASKAGHGSSPSSDESSRVVTSRSANGTSPSSDESSRVIASKAGHGSSPSSDESSRVVTSRSANGTSPSSVMAVTNSAGAHGSSASTDQSSRVIASKAAHESSASSVMAVTNSAGAHGSSASTDQSSRVIASKAAHESSASSVMAVTNSAGAHGSSASTDQSSRVIASKAAHESSASSVMAVTNSAGAHGSSASTDQSSRVIASKAAHESSASTIATEVTKSGAAHESSASTDQSSRVIASKAAHESSALTIATEVTKSGAAHESSASTDQSSWVVTSKAAHASASSVLATPSVAARGAGVTARTGSPHRLPLHRRLVKAGPSSQKSEKWRPLMLSSSQASGMEEVKTGFLSEANCTLTAALPSFLHSFAKGTRSSPSAWQP from the exons atgtacacaacgacagcacagatggccgtgacgtccaggaaggcatcagcctcatcagaccagtcatcactggttatcaattcgagggcttcccatggatcctcatcctcttcagaccagtcatcactggttatcaattcgagggcatcccatggatcatcatcctcatcagaccagtcattactggttatcaattcgagggcatcccatggatcctcatcctcatcagaccagtcattactggttatcaattcgagggcatcccatggatcatcatcctcatcagaccagtcattactggttatcaattcgag ggcatcccatggatcatcatcctcatcagaccagtcatcactggttatcaattcgagggcatcccatggatcatcagcttcatcggtgatggcggccaccgattcggcggatgcccaaggatcatcaccctcatcagacgagtcatcacgggtcgtcacttcaaggagtgccaatggaacatcaccctcatcagacgagtcatcacgggtcattgcttcaaaggctggccacggatcatcaccctcatcagacgagtcatcacgggtcgtcacttcaaggagtgccaatggaacatcaccctcatcagtcgagtcatcacgggtcattgcttcaaaggctggccatggatcatcaccctcatcagacgagtcatcacgggtcgtcacttcaaggagtgccaatggaacatcaccctcatcagacgagtcatcacgggtcattgcttcaaaggctggccatggatcatcaccctcatcagacgagtcatcacgggtcgtcacttcaaggagtgccagtggaacatcaccctcatcagacgagtcatcacgggtcattgcttcaaaggctggccatggatcatcaccctcatcagacgagtcatcacgggtcgtcacttcaaggagtgccaatggaacatcaccttcatcagacgagtcatcacgggtcattgcttcaaaggctggccatggatcatcaccctcatcagacgagtcatcacgggtcgtcacttcaaggagtgccaatggaacatcaccctcatcggtgatggcggtcaccaattcggcgggtgcccatggatcatcagcctccacggaccagtcatcacgggtcattgcttcaaaggctgcccatgaatcatcagcctcatcggtgatggcggtcaccaattcggcgggtgcccatggatcatcagcctccacggaccagtcatcacgggtcattgcttcaaaggctgcccatgaatcatcagcctcatcggtgatggcggtcaccaattcggcgggtgcccatggatcatcagcctccacggaccagtcatcacgggtcattgcttcaaaggctgcccatgaatcatcagcctcatcggtgatggcggtcaccaattcggcgggtgcccatggatcatcagcctccacggaccagtcatcacgggtcattgcttcaaaggctgcccatgaatcatcagcctcgaccatagcaacagaggtcaccaagtctggggctgcccatgaatcatcagcctccacggaccagtcatcacgggtcattgcttcaaaggctgcccatgaatcatcagccttgACCATAGCaacagag gtcaccaagtctggggctgcccatgaatcatcagcctccacggaccagtcgtCATGGGtagtcacttcaaaggctgcccatgcatcagcctcatcggtcctggccaccccgtcagtggccgcacgcggtgcaggggtcaccgcccggacgggctcgccacaccgcctcccgttgcaccggaggctggtgaaggcgggcccgtcgtcacagaagagcgagaagtggaggccgctgatgttgtccagcagccaggccagcggcatggaagaggtgaagactggcttcctaagcgaggcgaattgcaccctgacggccgcgttgccgtctttcttgcacagcttcgccaagggcacacgcagctcaccctcggcgtggcagccttga
- the LOC126996518 gene encoding mucin-20-like isoform X6 has protein sequence MYTTTAQMAVTSRKASASSDQSSLVINSRASHGSSSSSDQSSLVINSRASHGSSSSSDQSLLVINSRASHGSSSSSDQSLLVINSRASHGSSSSSDQSLLVINSRASHGSSSSSDQSSLVINSRASHGSSASSVMAATDSADAQGSSPSSDESSRVVTSRSANGTSPSSDESSRVIASKAGHGSSPSSDESSRVVTSRSANGTSPSSGESSRVIASKAGHGSSPSSDESSRVVTSRSANGTSPSSDESSRVIASKAGHGSSPSSDESSRVVTSRSANGTSPSSDESSRVIASKAGHGSSPSSDESSRVVTSRSANGTSPSSDELSRVIASKAGHGSSPSSDESSRVVTSWSANGTSESSVMAVTNSAGAHGSSASTDQSSRVIASNAAHESSASSVMAVTNSAGAHGSSASTDQSSRVIASKAAHESSASTIATEVTKSGAAHESSASTDQSSRVIASKAAHESSASTIATEVTKSGAAHESSASTDQSSWVVTSKAAHASASSVLATPSVAARGAGVTARTGSPHRLPLHRRLVKAGPSSQKSEKWRPLMLSSSQASGMEEVKTGFLSEANCTLTAALPSFLHSFAKGTRSSPSAWQP, from the exons atgtacacaacgacagcacagatggccgtgacgtccaggaaggcatcagcctcatcagaccagtcatcactggttatcaattcgagggcttcccatggatcctcatcctcttcagaccagtcatcactggttatcaattcgagggcatcccatggatcatcatcctcatcagaccagtcattactggttatcaattcgagggcatcccatggatcctcatcctcatcagaccagtcattactggttatcaattcgagggcatcccatggatcatcatcctcatcagaccagtcattactggttatcaattcgag ggcatcccatggatcctcatcctcatcagaccagtcatcactggttatcaattcgagggcatcccatggatcatcagcttcatcggtgatggcggccaccgattcggcggatgcccaaggatcatcaccctcatcagacgagtcatcacgggtcgtcacttcaaggagtgccaatggaacatcaccgtcatcagacgagtcatcacgggtcattgcttcaaaggctggccacggatcatcaccctcatcagacgagtcatcacgggtcgtcacttcaaggagtgccaatggaacatcaccctcatcaggcgagtcatcacgggtcattgcttcaaaggctggccacggatcatcaccctcatcagacgagtcatcacgggtcgtcacttcaaggagtgccaatggaacatcaccctcatcagacgagtcatcacgggtcattgcttcaaaggctggccacggatcatcaccctcatcagacgagtcatcacgggtcgtcacttcaaggagtgccaatggaacatcaccctcatcagacgagtcatcacgggtcattgcttcaaaggctggccatggatcatcaccctcatcagacgagtcatcacgggtcgtcacttcaaggagtgccaatggaacatcaccctcatcagacgagttatcacgggtcattgcttcaaaggctggccatggatcatcaccctcatcagacgagtcatcacgggtcgtcacttcatggagtgccaatggaacatcagaatcatcggtgatggcggtcaccaattcggcgggtgcccatggatcatcagcctccacggaccagtcatcacgggtcattgcttcaaacgctgcccatgaatcatcagcctcatcggtgatggcggtcaccaattcggcgggtgcccatggatcatcagcctccacggaccagtcatcacgggtcattgcttcaaaggctgcccatgaatcatcagcctcgactatagcaacagaggtcaccaagtctggggctgcccatgaatcatcagcctccacggaccagtcatcacgggtcattgcttcaaaggctgcccatgaatcatcagcctcgaccatagcaacagaggtcaccaagtctggggctgcccatgaatcatcagcctccacggaccagtcgtCATGGGtagtcacttcaaaggctgcccatgcatcagcctcatcggtcctggccaccccgtcagtggccgcacgcggtgcaggggtcaccgcccggacgggctcgccacaccgcctcccgttgcaccggaggctggtgaaggcgggcccgtcgtcacagaagagcgagaagtggaggccgctgatgttgtccagcagccaggccagcggcatggaagaggtgaagactggcttcctaagcgaggcgaattgcaccctgacggccgcgttgccgtctttcttgcacagcttcgccaagggcacacgcagctcaccctcggcgtggcagccttga